The genomic stretch GCGGTCGGCCATCTCCACGACCGTGCGCCCGGGCGCCTCGGGGCTCGCCTGGGTGTCGAACACGGGCGTCCGGCCGTGGGGCGCCCAGTCGCCGAAGGCGGCCGACACGGCGCTCTCCACCGCGGACGCGTCCACGTCGCCCGCGAAGGTGATCGTCAGGTCGTCGGAGCCGACGTGGGCGGCGTGGTGATCGCGGACGACATCCGGCGTGAGGGCTTCCAGGGCCGCGATCTCCTCGGCCGGGACGAGGGCGTAGTTGGGATGGGCCGGCCCGTAGAGGCGCCGCGAGAGCGCCCCCGACGCCTGCCCGCCGGTCGACTCCAGGGAGCGCCGCACCCCGGCGACGGCGCGCACGAGCGCCTTCTCGACTTCGTCCGGGTCGAAGGCCGGCTCGCGGAGTTGCTCGGCTGCGAGCGCGATCACGTCGGCGAGGTCGGCGCGGAGGGCGCGGCCCGAGAAGCCCATCCGCAGGCCGTCGGCGTAGAACGAGATCTGGGCGCCGCGGTCGTCGAGGGCCTCGGCGAGTGCGAAGCGGTCGCGGTGGGCGGTCCCCTTGTCGAGCAGGTTCGCGATGACCGACAGGACGATGTCGTCGTCGGCGCCGAGGTCCGGGGCGGACTCGAACGACCCGCGGAAGCTGACCACGTCGGGGACGCCGACGGGCAGCATCAGCAACCGGGCCGGGCCGACGGTGGCGTCGTGGATGCGGGAGGCGAGCATGGGGAGGGGTCAGGGTCAGGAGTCAGGAATCAATCGTCGCCACACGCGTACCGGAGGCACGCACCCGCAAGGCCAGGTGGGACCGTCGCCGCAGGCTAGCCCTCGTCGGGGACGTACCAGGCGACGGTGAGGCGGTCGTCGTCCAGGATGGCGGTCGCGGCGGCCTGCACGTCGGCGGCGGTGACGGCTTCGATCCGGTCGCGGTAGTCGGCGAACAGGGTCCAGTCGCCCACCGCGATCGCCTCGTTGAGTTGGGAGACGACAGCATAGGGGCCGTCGCGCCCGAAGGCCTCGTCGGCGACGACCTGGCGACGGGCGCGGGCGAGCTCGCCGTCCGAGATGCCCTCCGTGGCGATGGCCTGGAGGGCGTCCTTGAGGGCCGCCTCGGCGGTCTCGTGGGCCACGTCGGGCGCGAGCGTCGCGTAGGCGATAAAGAGGCCGGGGTCGCGGAGGCGCGGGAAATAGGCCGCGGCGCTCGTGGAGAGGCCGGGGTCGGTGAGGGCGCGATAGAGCCGTGCCGACTTGCCTGCGGCGAGCACCTGCGTGAGCACGTCGAGGGCGTCGGCGGTGTCGTCGAGGCCGGCGGGGGCCTTGTAGGCGAGCAGGACGGCGCCGAGTTCGCCCGCCTGACGGATGGTGACGCGGCGCTCGCCGCGCTGCTCGGGCTCGCGCGTGACCGGCGCGTCGCGGAGCGCGAGCGGCTCGGCGTCGGGCGAGGCCTCGGGTCCCGCCGGGATCGGGCCGAAGTGCCGGTCGATGAGCACCAGTGCGTCGTCGCGGTCGAAGGCGCCGGCGACGGTCACGGTCGCGTTGCGGGGCCAGTAGTAGGTGTCGTAGAAGTGCCGGAGGCCCTCGGCGGAGACCGTCTCCACGTCGCTCCGCCAGCCGATGACGGGGTGGCCGTACGGGTGGGCCTGGTAGGCCGTCGCGAAGGTGGCGTGGAGCAGCTTCCGCAGCGGCTCGTTCTCGCCCCGGTCCAGTTCGTTGAGCACGACGGTGCGCTCCGAGGCGAGGTCCTCGTCACGGACCCGGGCGCCGCGCATCCGGTCGGCCTCGATCTCGACGGCCTTCTCCAGGTGCTCGCTGGGAAGCAGCGCGTAGTAGTTGGTCCGGTCGTACCACGTGGTGGCGTTGATCTGGCCTCCGAGCGACTGGAGGGTCTGGAAGACGCTCGTGCCGAGGTCCTTGTTGAAGCGCTCGGAACCCTTGAACATGAGGTGCTCCAGGAGGTGCGTCGCGCCGGTGAGCCCGGCGCCCTCGTTGCGGCTGCCGACGCGGTAGGTCACCTGGAAGGCGACGACGGGCACGGCGGCCTCGGGGGCGAGGAGGACCGTGAGGCCGTTCGTGGCGTGGCGGAGTTCCTCGACTCCTCCGGACTCGCGGACGGACTCGAAGGCGGCAGACGGATCAGGCATGGGCTTCAGGGGGCGGCGCGGGCTACGTCGCCGCGGGTGTGGGGATCCGGCGGCCGTATTCTGGGGGCTCATCCCGACCGT from Rubrivirga sp. SAORIC476 encodes the following:
- a CDS encoding pitrilysin family protein, coding for MPDPSAAFESVRESGGVEELRHATNGLTVLLAPEAAVPVVAFQVTYRVGSRNEGAGLTGATHLLEHLMFKGSERFNKDLGTSVFQTLQSLGGQINATTWYDRTNYYALLPSEHLEKAVEIEADRMRGARVRDEDLASERTVVLNELDRGENEPLRKLLHATFATAYQAHPYGHPVIGWRSDVETVSAEGLRHFYDTYYWPRNATVTVAGAFDRDDALVLIDRHFGPIPAGPEASPDAEPLALRDAPVTREPEQRGERRVTIRQAGELGAVLLAYKAPAGLDDTADALDVLTQVLAAGKSARLYRALTDPGLSTSAAAYFPRLRDPGLFIAYATLAPDVAHETAEAALKDALQAIATEGISDGELARARRQVVADEAFGRDGPYAVVSQLNEAIAVGDWTLFADYRDRIEAVTAADVQAAATAILDDDRLTVAWYVPDEG
- a CDS encoding pitrilysin family protein; the encoded protein is MLASRIHDATVGPARLLMLPVGVPDVVSFRGSFESAPDLGADDDIVLSVIANLLDKGTAHRDRFALAEALDDRGAQISFYADGLRMGFSGRALRADLADVIALAAEQLREPAFDPDEVEKALVRAVAGVRRSLESTGGQASGALSRRLYGPAHPNYALVPAEEIAALEALTPDVVRDHHAAHVGSDDLTITFAGDVDASAVESAVSAAFGDWAPHGRTPVFDTQASPEAPGRTVVEMADRRNLDVRLGHAVALRRDDPDFLATYAGIFALGGNFSSRLMQTVRDEQGLTYGIGASLGSASVRHDAHLRVSVTLSQENVLRGIAATRAEVDAFVEEGVSEATLAAVRTTLAGTHVVGMATTSGVAARLLVNAERGFDVGYLDRYPELIHALTPEAVTEAVRRHVRPDDLHEAIAGTMPTDATAS